The genome window CATACGAATTGCTTTCTAGCGGCCTGGCAGCCTGTACGGTAATGACCATACAAATGTATACCCAGCGAAAGCAATGGAACGTAGATAATGTAGAGTGTCACGTAAACTACGACAAGCAACATGCTTTAGATTGTCAGAATTGCGAACTGGAATCTGCTAAAATTGACACTTTTACCAGAGAGATCAAGTTAACTGGTGATCTAGACGAAAAACAGATCAAAAGAATATTACAAATAGCAGATAAGTGCCCAGTGCACAAAACTTTGCATTCAGAAACCCAAGTAGTTACAAAATTGATTAATTAATGGTATTTGAATTTGATACTTTTTTAGGTAGCAGTGGCTTTACGGGAGCTGTTCTTATTCCAGAAGATATTGCTGGACAGCTGGCTTTGGACAAAATTAAAAGAGTCGTCGCACAAATAAGCTCTGGGGAGAACCACCTGACTTTATATGCAGGAATAACAAAGAGGCAGGGTACCATTTACCTGATGTTTTCAAAGGCCAATCAAAAGAAACTAAAGGTTTCCCAAGGAGATGCCTTAGATGTGATCCTGCAAGAAGATACCAGCAAATACCAAGCTCCCATGACAGAGGAACTAGAAGCTGTTCTATTAAGTGATTACGAGGCTTATACGATTTTTGAAAACTTACTTCCAGGCAAACAACGCAACATTATT of Nonlabens sp. Ci31 contains these proteins:
- a CDS encoding YdeI/OmpD-associated family protein, producing the protein MVFEFDTFLGSSGFTGAVLIPEDIAGQLALDKIKRVVAQISSGENHLTLYAGITKRQGTIYLMFSKANQKKLKVSQGDALDVILQEDTSKYQAPMTEELEAVLLSDYEAYTIFENLLPGKQRNIIFMIYNLKDSQKKVDTALNVMENLKMGNHNPMKFDKLL